A region of Streptomyces sp. NBC_01788 DNA encodes the following proteins:
- a CDS encoding acyl carrier protein — protein MTTSAESTSEKIKEIVCDILELEEDEVTESSLFKEDHGADSLRAIEILAALEKHFHVVIDQAELGRMVNLKGVEEVVAEAAGK, from the coding sequence ATGACGACCTCTGCGGAGAGCACGTCCGAGAAAATCAAGGAAATCGTCTGCGACATTCTCGAGCTCGAGGAGGACGAGGTCACCGAGAGCAGTCTGTTCAAGGAGGACCACGGCGCCGACTCGCTGCGCGCGATCGAGATCCTCGCCGCCCTGGAGAAGCACTTCCACGTCGTCATCGACCAGGCCGAACTGGGCCGCATGGTCAACCTCAAGGGCGTGGAAGAGGTCGTCGCGGAAGCCGCCGGCAAGTAG
- a CDS encoding beta-ketoacyl-[acyl-carrier-protein] synthase family protein, which produces MRATATSNGSAPPAHRVVLTGFGVFSSIGVGAVEFAEGLRAGLSGAKPITRFATEGFAHANGCELVGFEPRQWIRNLDVDELGPATRFSVAAARMAVAHAGLSEEVLRGQRGLISIGSTDGESHDLDRLVETEIEHGPEKMDPQVVRRVPASRLATAVAHELGLEDVEAVTIPTACAAGNYAIGYGFDAVRTGEVEFALCGGADAMCRKTFAGFYRLGTIAPDCCRPFDKDRKGILTGEGAGVLVLESLESALRRGATIHAEVLGYGLNCDADHPVAPNQGSIARCMELALNNAGVKPSEVDLISAHGTGTKANDVTESRAVRDVYGEAPPRTVSLKSMLGHTMGAASALAAIACALAVEGGFIPPTINHRETDPECEVDCVPNHAVDADLRIVQNNGMAFGGNNAVVILAKYEEQAS; this is translated from the coding sequence ATGCGTGCAACTGCAACCAGCAACGGGTCGGCACCACCAGCGCATCGCGTGGTCCTGACCGGCTTCGGAGTCTTCTCGAGCATCGGTGTGGGCGCGGTCGAGTTCGCCGAGGGGCTGCGGGCCGGGCTCAGCGGCGCCAAGCCGATCACCAGGTTCGCGACCGAGGGTTTCGCCCACGCCAACGGCTGCGAACTGGTCGGCTTCGAGCCGCGTCAGTGGATCCGCAATCTGGACGTCGACGAACTCGGCCCCGCCACCCGCTTCTCGGTGGCAGCGGCCAGGATGGCCGTCGCCCACGCCGGACTGAGCGAGGAGGTCCTGCGCGGACAGCGCGGACTGATCTCCATCGGGTCCACCGACGGGGAATCGCACGACCTCGACCGTCTGGTCGAGACCGAGATCGAGCACGGCCCCGAGAAGATGGACCCGCAGGTGGTCCGGCGTGTCCCGGCGAGCCGGCTGGCCACGGCCGTCGCGCACGAACTGGGCCTGGAGGACGTCGAGGCGGTCACCATCCCGACCGCCTGCGCCGCGGGCAACTACGCCATCGGCTACGGCTTCGACGCGGTGCGCACCGGCGAGGTGGAGTTCGCGCTGTGCGGCGGCGCGGACGCGATGTGCCGCAAGACCTTCGCCGGTTTCTACCGGCTGGGCACGATCGCCCCGGACTGCTGCCGGCCGTTCGACAAGGACCGCAAGGGCATCCTGACCGGTGAGGGCGCCGGCGTACTGGTCCTGGAGAGCCTGGAGTCGGCGCTGCGCCGCGGTGCCACCATCCACGCCGAGGTCCTGGGCTACGGGCTCAACTGCGATGCCGACCACCCGGTCGCGCCCAACCAGGGCAGCATCGCCCGCTGCATGGAACTGGCCCTGAACAACGCCGGGGTGAAGCCGTCCGAGGTCGATCTGATCTCCGCGCACGGGACCGGCACCAAGGCGAACGACGTCACCGAGAGCCGCGCGGTCCGCGACGTCTACGGCGAGGCGCCGCCGCGCACCGTCTCGCTGAAGTCGATGCTCGGCCACACCATGGGCGCCGCCAGCGCGCTCGCCGCGATCGCCTGCGCCCTGGCCGTGGAGGGCGGGTTCATCCCGCCGACCATCAACCACCGGGAGACCGACCCCGAGTGCGAGGTGGACTGCGTGCCCAACCACGCCGTCGACGCCGATCTGAGGATCGTGCAGAACAACGGGATGGCCTTCGGCGGCAACAACGCCGTCGTGATCCTCGCCAAGTACGAGGAGCAGGCCTCATGA